A genomic window from Bos javanicus breed banteng chromosome 13, ARS-OSU_banteng_1.0, whole genome shotgun sequence includes:
- the UBOX5 gene encoding RING finger protein 37 isoform X2: MVINLCLPQFRPRIYCNKISADGYEVENLISEDLTKRSHGFRTEYFIKPPVYVTVSFPFSVEICRINIDLSAGGGQNVTGLEMYTSALSSGASWNTPECRTPDPDEPSFPDKEAFTLVGKVLLKNQSQVVFSHRGFKARPPFGPVEATLPSPAVVAQELWNKGALSLSHVAHLKICITHVTGGGVPCIKRLEVWGQPAKTCSQEVIDSVLLVASESLPQDLSLQAPALPMESDCDSGGQSEGQQAPSSLQELAEVIRDIPEEFLDPITLEIMPFPMLLPSGKVIDQSTLEKCNRSEATWGRVPSDPFTGVAFTPHSQPLPHPSLKARIDHFLLQHSIPGCHLLGRAQTALAVTPSSIALPSRKRKMEQAEHGPDSSLGLNASCFSTTSLLVSPSTSEHTAKKMKAANELMDCSTARLTRGQLQHLSTRGSSTSWRPSTSSEQSGSSLGPECTSCKRVFSPYFKRESAYQLPCGHLLCRPCLTEKQRSPAMTCTACQQPFASQDILRVHF, from the exons ATATCAGCTGATGGCTATGAAGTAGAAAATCTCATCTCTGAAGACCTCACAAAGAGAAGTCATGGTTTCAGGACAGAGTATTTCATTAAGCCACCGGTCTACGTGACAGTTTCCTTTCCCTTCAGTGTGGAAATCTGTAGGATTAACATAGATCTCTCAGCTGGGGGAGGCCAGAATGTCACTGGCCTGGAAATGTACACATCTGCCTTATCCAGCGGAGCATCTTGGAATACCCCTGAGTGCCGGACCCCAGACCCAGATGAGCCATCCTTTCCGGACAAGGAAGCGTTCACTTTGGTGGGCAAAGTCTTACTGAAAAACCAGAGCCAAGTGGTATTTAGCCACAGGGGCTTCAAGGCCAGGCCACCTTTTGGCCCAGTGGAAGCCACACTACCCTCCCCTGCTGTTGTGGCCCAAGAGCTCTGGAATAAAGGGGCTCTTTCTCTTAGTCATGTGGCCCATCTCAAGATCTGTATCACCCATGTGACAGGTGGTGGTGTCCCTTGTATCAAGCGGTTGGAGGTATGGGGTCAGCCAGCCAAAACCTGCTCTCAGGAAGTGATAGACAGTGTCCTGCTGGTTGCCTCAGAGAGCCTCCCTCAGGACTTGTCTTTACAGGCCCCAGCGTTGCCCATGGAGAGTGACTGTGATTCTGGGGGCCAGTCTGAGGGCCAGCAGGCCCCCTCTAGCCTACAGGAGCTGGCTGAGGTAATTCGGGATATACCTGAAGAGTTCTTAGATCCCATCACCCTGGAGATCATGCCTTTCCCCATGCTACTGCCCTCAGGCAAGGTCATTGACCAGAGCACGCTAGAGAAGTGTAACCGCAGTGAAGCCACATGGGGCCGAGTGCCCAGTGACCCTTTCACAGGAGTAGCCTTTACTCCACACTCCCAGCCCCTGCCTCACCCCTCCTTGAAGGCTCGAATcgaccatttcctgctccagcacTCCATCCCTGGCTGCCACCTGCTCGGGAGAGCACAGACTGCATTGGCAGTGACCCCTTCTTCCATTGCTCTGCCCTCTCGGAAAAGGAAGATGGAGCAGGCCGAACATGGCCCAGACAGTAGCCTTGGCTTAAATGCTTCCTGTTTTTCTACCACAAGCCTTCTGGTCTCACCCTCTACCTCAGAGCACACTGCTAAGAAAATGAAAGCTGCCAATGAGCTCATGGATTGCTCAACAG CCCGGCTGACCAGGGGACAGCTCCAGCACCTCAGCACAAGAGGGAGCAGTACTTCCTGGAGGCCCAGCACCAGCTCAG AGCAGTCTGGGAGCAGCCTGGGCCCTGAATGCACATCCTGCAAAAGAGTGTTCTCTCCCTACTTCAAAAGGGAGTCTGCGTACCAGCTTCCCTGTGGTCACCTCCTGTGCCGGCCCTGCCTGACCGAGAAGCAGCGCTCCCCGGCCATGACATGCACAGCCTGCCAGCAGCCATTCGCCAGCCAGGACATTCTGCGGGTTCACTTCTGA
- the UBOX5 gene encoding RING finger protein 37 isoform X1: protein MVINLCLPQFRPRIYCNKISADGYEVENLISEDLTKRSHGFRTEYFIKPPVYVTVSFPFSVEICRINIDLSAGGGQNVTGLEMYTSALSSGASWNTPECRTPDPDEPSFPDKEAFTLVGKVLLKNQSQVVFSHRGFKARPPFGPVEATLPSPAVVAQELWNKGALSLSHVAHLKICITHVTGGGVPCIKRLEVWGQPAKTCSQEVIDSVLLVASESLPQDLSLQAPALPMESDCDSGGQSEGQQAPSSLQELAEVIRDIPEEFLDPITLEIMPFPMLLPSGKVIDQSTLEKCNRSEATWGRVPSDPFTGVAFTPHSQPLPHPSLKARIDHFLLQHSIPGCHLLGRAQTALAVTPSSIALPSRKRKMEQAEHGPDSSLGLNASCFSTTSLLVSPSTSEHTAKKMKAANELMDCSTGPVSHEQKLSQSLEIALTSTLGSMPSFTARLTRGQLQHLSTRGSSTSWRPSTSSEQSGSSLGPECTSCKRVFSPYFKRESAYQLPCGHLLCRPCLTEKQRSPAMTCTACQQPFASQDILRVHF, encoded by the exons ATATCAGCTGATGGCTATGAAGTAGAAAATCTCATCTCTGAAGACCTCACAAAGAGAAGTCATGGTTTCAGGACAGAGTATTTCATTAAGCCACCGGTCTACGTGACAGTTTCCTTTCCCTTCAGTGTGGAAATCTGTAGGATTAACATAGATCTCTCAGCTGGGGGAGGCCAGAATGTCACTGGCCTGGAAATGTACACATCTGCCTTATCCAGCGGAGCATCTTGGAATACCCCTGAGTGCCGGACCCCAGACCCAGATGAGCCATCCTTTCCGGACAAGGAAGCGTTCACTTTGGTGGGCAAAGTCTTACTGAAAAACCAGAGCCAAGTGGTATTTAGCCACAGGGGCTTCAAGGCCAGGCCACCTTTTGGCCCAGTGGAAGCCACACTACCCTCCCCTGCTGTTGTGGCCCAAGAGCTCTGGAATAAAGGGGCTCTTTCTCTTAGTCATGTGGCCCATCTCAAGATCTGTATCACCCATGTGACAGGTGGTGGTGTCCCTTGTATCAAGCGGTTGGAGGTATGGGGTCAGCCAGCCAAAACCTGCTCTCAGGAAGTGATAGACAGTGTCCTGCTGGTTGCCTCAGAGAGCCTCCCTCAGGACTTGTCTTTACAGGCCCCAGCGTTGCCCATGGAGAGTGACTGTGATTCTGGGGGCCAGTCTGAGGGCCAGCAGGCCCCCTCTAGCCTACAGGAGCTGGCTGAGGTAATTCGGGATATACCTGAAGAGTTCTTAGATCCCATCACCCTGGAGATCATGCCTTTCCCCATGCTACTGCCCTCAGGCAAGGTCATTGACCAGAGCACGCTAGAGAAGTGTAACCGCAGTGAAGCCACATGGGGCCGAGTGCCCAGTGACCCTTTCACAGGAGTAGCCTTTACTCCACACTCCCAGCCCCTGCCTCACCCCTCCTTGAAGGCTCGAATcgaccatttcctgctccagcacTCCATCCCTGGCTGCCACCTGCTCGGGAGAGCACAGACTGCATTGGCAGTGACCCCTTCTTCCATTGCTCTGCCCTCTCGGAAAAGGAAGATGGAGCAGGCCGAACATGGCCCAGACAGTAGCCTTGGCTTAAATGCTTCCTGTTTTTCTACCACAAGCCTTCTGGTCTCACCCTCTACCTCAGAGCACACTGCTAAGAAAATGAAAGCTGCCAATGAGCTCATGGATTGCTCAACAG GCCCAGTGTCCCATGAGCAAAAACTGTCACAAAGCTTGGAAATTGCCTTGACATCAACCCTTGGCTCCATGCCCTCCTTCACAGCCCGGCTGACCAGGGGACAGCTCCAGCACCTCAGCACAAGAGGGAGCAGTACTTCCTGGAGGCCCAGCACCAGCTCAG AGCAGTCTGGGAGCAGCCTGGGCCCTGAATGCACATCCTGCAAAAGAGTGTTCTCTCCCTACTTCAAAAGGGAGTCTGCGTACCAGCTTCCCTGTGGTCACCTCCTGTGCCGGCCCTGCCTGACCGAGAAGCAGCGCTCCCCGGCCATGACATGCACAGCCTGCCAGCAGCCATTCGCCAGCCAGGACATTCTGCGGGTTCACTTCTGA
- the UBOX5 gene encoding RING finger protein 37 isoform X3, which produces MVINLCLPQFRPRIYCNKISADGYEVENLISEDLTKRSHGFRTEYFIKPPVYVTVSFPFSVEICRINIDLSAGGGQNVTGLEMYTSALSSGASWNTPECRTPDPDEPSFPDKEAFTLVGKVLLKNQSQVVFSHRGFKARPPFGPVEATLPSPAVVAQELWNKGALSLSHVAHLKICITHVTGGGVPCIKRLEVWGQPAKTCSQEVIDSVLLVASESLPQDLSLQAPALPMESDCDSGGQSEGQQAPSSLQELAEVIRDIPEEFLDPITLEIMPFPMLLPSGKVIDQSTLEKCNRSEATWGRVPSDPFTGVAFTPHSQPLPHPSLKARIDHFLLQHSIPGCHLLGRAQTALAVTPSSIALPSRKRKMEQAEHGPDSSLGLNASCFSTTSLLVSPSTSEHTAKKMKAANELMDCSTGPVSHEQKLSQSLEIALTSTLGSMPSFTARLTRGQLQHLSTRGSSTSWRPSTSSVWEQPGP; this is translated from the exons ATATCAGCTGATGGCTATGAAGTAGAAAATCTCATCTCTGAAGACCTCACAAAGAGAAGTCATGGTTTCAGGACAGAGTATTTCATTAAGCCACCGGTCTACGTGACAGTTTCCTTTCCCTTCAGTGTGGAAATCTGTAGGATTAACATAGATCTCTCAGCTGGGGGAGGCCAGAATGTCACTGGCCTGGAAATGTACACATCTGCCTTATCCAGCGGAGCATCTTGGAATACCCCTGAGTGCCGGACCCCAGACCCAGATGAGCCATCCTTTCCGGACAAGGAAGCGTTCACTTTGGTGGGCAAAGTCTTACTGAAAAACCAGAGCCAAGTGGTATTTAGCCACAGGGGCTTCAAGGCCAGGCCACCTTTTGGCCCAGTGGAAGCCACACTACCCTCCCCTGCTGTTGTGGCCCAAGAGCTCTGGAATAAAGGGGCTCTTTCTCTTAGTCATGTGGCCCATCTCAAGATCTGTATCACCCATGTGACAGGTGGTGGTGTCCCTTGTATCAAGCGGTTGGAGGTATGGGGTCAGCCAGCCAAAACCTGCTCTCAGGAAGTGATAGACAGTGTCCTGCTGGTTGCCTCAGAGAGCCTCCCTCAGGACTTGTCTTTACAGGCCCCAGCGTTGCCCATGGAGAGTGACTGTGATTCTGGGGGCCAGTCTGAGGGCCAGCAGGCCCCCTCTAGCCTACAGGAGCTGGCTGAGGTAATTCGGGATATACCTGAAGAGTTCTTAGATCCCATCACCCTGGAGATCATGCCTTTCCCCATGCTACTGCCCTCAGGCAAGGTCATTGACCAGAGCACGCTAGAGAAGTGTAACCGCAGTGAAGCCACATGGGGCCGAGTGCCCAGTGACCCTTTCACAGGAGTAGCCTTTACTCCACACTCCCAGCCCCTGCCTCACCCCTCCTTGAAGGCTCGAATcgaccatttcctgctccagcacTCCATCCCTGGCTGCCACCTGCTCGGGAGAGCACAGACTGCATTGGCAGTGACCCCTTCTTCCATTGCTCTGCCCTCTCGGAAAAGGAAGATGGAGCAGGCCGAACATGGCCCAGACAGTAGCCTTGGCTTAAATGCTTCCTGTTTTTCTACCACAAGCCTTCTGGTCTCACCCTCTACCTCAGAGCACACTGCTAAGAAAATGAAAGCTGCCAATGAGCTCATGGATTGCTCAACAG GCCCAGTGTCCCATGAGCAAAAACTGTCACAAAGCTTGGAAATTGCCTTGACATCAACCCTTGGCTCCATGCCCTCCTTCACAGCCCGGCTGACCAGGGGACAGCTCCAGCACCTCAGCACAAGAGGGAGCAGTACTTCCTGGAGGCCCAGCACCAGCTCAG TCTGGGAGCAGCCTGGGCCCTGA